In Thalassospira marina, the following are encoded in one genomic region:
- the tkt gene encoding transketolase: MNAQSQIAAKAAIDPENFALANCLRALAIDAVNAANSGHPGAPMGMADAATVLFRKHLKFDASAPDWPDRDRFVLSNGHASMLLYGLLHLTGYQDMTIDQIRNFRQWGAITAGHPEWGHAKGVETTTGPLGQGLATAVGMALAERALAAEFPGLVDHRTWVMLGDGCLQEGIGQEAISLAGHLQLGKLNLLYDDNDITIDGPTSVSFSEDVPARFRACGWHVISCDGHDATALDAAMTAARAETSRPTLIAMKTTIGFGAPNRAGTAKAHGSPLGDEEGALAKAALGWDAAPFDIPADLAASWQEIGARGAKERKAWEATLAASADAKAFNDRVSGKLPENYAADVQRARSDLFAKPQNVATRKASQIALESLAAAVPAMIGGSADLTGSNLTRVGAVDRQYTAEMPGRYIGYGVREFGMAAAMNGLALHGGFKPYGGTFLVFSDYARNAIRLSALMGLGVTYVMTHDSIGLGEDGPTHQPVEHLASLRAIPNLNVFRPADAVETLETWDIALRSHATPSLMALSRQNVPQLRESGPENLSEKGAYILRQYGEGRDVTLLATGTEVALAIEAAEKLHNEGYAVTVVSMPCWELFDAQPEEYRESVLGTAPRIAIEAASAFGWTRYVDREANVIGMPGFGASAPAERLYAEFGITTDAIITLAKTRIGR, encoded by the coding sequence ATGAACGCTCAATCCCAAATCGCGGCCAAAGCCGCCATCGACCCCGAAAATTTCGCCCTTGCCAATTGCCTGCGCGCGCTGGCCATTGATGCGGTCAATGCCGCCAATTCCGGCCATCCCGGTGCGCCAATGGGCATGGCCGATGCAGCCACGGTACTGTTTCGCAAACATCTGAAATTTGATGCATCCGCACCCGACTGGCCCGATCGCGACCGTTTTGTGCTGTCAAACGGCCATGCATCCATGCTGCTTTATGGCCTGTTGCATCTGACCGGTTATCAAGACATGACCATCGATCAGATCCGCAATTTCCGCCAATGGGGTGCCATTACCGCAGGTCACCCGGAATGGGGCCATGCCAAGGGCGTTGAAACCACCACCGGTCCACTCGGGCAGGGTCTTGCCACTGCTGTTGGCATGGCATTGGCCGAACGGGCATTGGCCGCCGAGTTCCCCGGCCTGGTTGATCATCGCACCTGGGTCATGCTGGGGGATGGTTGTTTGCAGGAAGGGATCGGCCAGGAAGCCATTTCGCTGGCAGGGCATTTGCAACTTGGCAAACTTAACCTTCTTTATGATGACAACGACATCACCATTGATGGTCCGACATCGGTTTCCTTTTCCGAAGATGTCCCGGCACGCTTCCGCGCCTGTGGCTGGCACGTCATAAGCTGTGATGGGCATGATGCAACCGCACTTGATGCCGCGATGACCGCCGCCAGGGCCGAAACCAGCCGCCCCACCCTGATTGCGATGAAAACCACCATCGGTTTTGGCGCCCCCAACCGGGCAGGCACGGCAAAGGCCCATGGCTCCCCCCTTGGGGACGAAGAAGGCGCGCTGGCAAAGGCCGCCCTTGGCTGGGATGCAGCACCCTTTGATATCCCGGCGGACCTTGCCGCAAGCTGGCAGGAAATTGGCGCGCGTGGTGCAAAAGAACGCAAAGCCTGGGAAGCCACCCTCGCCGCATCAGCCGATGCCAAAGCCTTTAACGACCGTGTTTCAGGCAAATTACCGGAAAATTACGCCGCCGATGTGCAAAGGGCCCGCAGTGACCTGTTTGCCAAGCCGCAAAATGTTGCCACCCGCAAGGCATCGCAAATCGCACTGGAAAGCCTTGCTGCTGCCGTGCCCGCCATGATCGGCGGCAGTGCCGATTTGACGGGATCAAACCTGACACGTGTGGGGGCGGTTGATCGCCAATATACCGCCGAAATGCCGGGACGTTACATTGGCTATGGCGTGCGCGAATTTGGTATGGCAGCCGCCATGAACGGGCTTGCACTGCATGGGGGTTTCAAACCCTATGGCGGGACTTTTCTGGTATTTTCCGATTATGCGCGCAATGCCATTCGCCTGTCCGCGCTGATGGGGCTTGGCGTTACCTATGTCATGACCCATGATTCCATCGGCCTTGGCGAAGATGGGCCAACCCATCAGCCGGTCGAACATCTGGCATCCCTGCGTGCCATTCCCAACCTGAATGTGTTTCGCCCGGCCGATGCCGTTGAAACACTTGAGACATGGGACATTGCCCTGCGATCCCACGCAACACCATCGCTAATGGCATTATCGCGCCAGAACGTGCCACAATTGCGCGAATCCGGGCCGGAAAATTTAAGTGAAAAGGGTGCCTATATCCTTCGGCAATATGGCGAAGGCCGCGATGTCACCCTACTTGCAACCGGCACCGAAGTTGCCCTGGCCATTGAAGCCGCCGAAAAACTGCATAACGAAGGTTACGCCGTAACCGTTGTTTCCATGCCGTGCTGGGAACTGTTCGACGCACAGCCCGAAGAATACCGCGAAAGCGTCCTTGGCACTGCCCCGCGTATTGCAATTGAGGCCGCGTCCGCCTTTGGCTGGACCCGCTATGTTGATCGCGAGGCCAATGTTATCGGCATGCCGGGTTTTGGGGCATCCGCCCCGGCTGAACGCCTGTATGCAGAATTTGGCATCACAACCGATGCCATCATCACACTGGCCAAAACCCGGATCGGCAGATAA
- a CDS encoding triose-phosphate isomerase, translated as MSEVWIGTSWKMNKTLAEALVWAEGIAKADLSERIQSFVIPPFTAARQVKDALSNSPVLVGAQNMHWADQGAWTGEISAPMLVDCGLDIVELGHSERREHFGETDETVGLKTEAAVRHGLIPLICIGETLQDREQGQAAEILARQVRGALSKLSDPQKQAEIWLAYEPVWAIGENGIPATADYADARQAEIIAIAQEVLGRRVPCLYGGSVNPENCAELVTCPHIDGLFIGRSAWDVTGYLDILMRCDAALNAQA; from the coding sequence ATGTCCGAGGTATGGATCGGCACCAGTTGGAAAATGAACAAGACATTGGCCGAGGCGCTTGTCTGGGCCGAAGGTATTGCGAAAGCCGACCTGTCTGAGCGCATTCAAAGTTTTGTCATTCCGCCCTTTACCGCGGCACGGCAGGTAAAAGATGCCCTGAGCAATAGCCCGGTTCTGGTCGGTGCACAGAATATGCACTGGGCGGACCAGGGTGCATGGACCGGCGAAATTTCCGCGCCGATGCTGGTGGATTGTGGCCTTGATATTGTTGAACTTGGCCATTCCGAACGGCGTGAACATTTTGGCGAAACAGACGAAACCGTTGGTTTGAAAACCGAAGCCGCCGTCCGCCACGGGTTGATCCCGCTGATTTGCATTGGTGAAACCCTGCAGGACCGCGAACAGGGCCAGGCCGCCGAGATATTGGCACGCCAAGTGCGCGGTGCCCTTTCAAAATTAAGTGATCCGCAAAAGCAGGCTGAAATCTGGCTGGCATACGAACCGGTATGGGCGATTGGCGAAAACGGTATTCCCGCCACGGCGGATTATGCCGATGCCCGGCAGGCCGAAATTATTGCCATCGCGCAGGAGGTTCTTGGCCGGCGTGTGCCCTGCCTTTATGGCGGGTCGGTTAACCCGGAAAACTGTGCGGAGCTGGTGACCTGCCCGCATATTGATGGCCTGTTCATTGGCCGGTCCGCCTGGGATGTGACGGGATATCTCGACATTTTAATGCGCTGCGATGCCGCGCTGAACGCACAAGCCTGA
- a CDS encoding RpiB/LacA/LacB family sugar-phosphate isomerase, with translation MKIAVAGDSAGEGLARALAEYLSQNPNYEVTEASRTDAGPDAFYANLSDRVASAVKAGTYDRAILCCGTGIGVCLAANKVPGIRAAQTHDTYSAGKAATSNNAHIITMGARVVGTELAKDIADAFLSAAFDPQGKSAGNVQAIDAVDAKYHTA, from the coding sequence ATGAAAATCGCAGTGGCCGGCGACAGCGCCGGTGAAGGTCTGGCCAGGGCATTGGCCGAATATTTAAGCCAGAACCCGAATTACGAAGTTACCGAAGCCTCGCGCACTGATGCTGGCCCGGATGCCTTTTATGCCAACCTGTCTGACCGGGTGGCATCGGCGGTAAAGGCCGGCACCTATGACCGCGCCATTTTATGCTGTGGTACGGGCATTGGCGTATGTCTGGCAGCAAACAAGGTGCCGGGTATCCGTGCGGCGCAAACCCACGATACCTATTCGGCGGGCAAGGCGGCGACATCGAACAATGCCCACATCATCACCATGGGCGCACGGGTTGTTGGCACCGAACTTGCCAAGGATATTGCCGATGCCTTCCTGTCCGCTGCCTTTGACCCGCAGGGTAAATCGGCAGGCAATGTGCAGGCGATTGACGCGGTTGACGCCAAATACCATACGGCCTGA
- a CDS encoding class 1 fructose-bisphosphatase, translated as MLTLPTDRPSEAAILHACLPDGALGSLIDAIASALPAIAARLAAGKLPGDPAALCGENESGDAQKALDVGAHNHILAVLKGRGVRHMLSEEAEQVELLDPAGAFDIAIDPIDGSGSIGIGAPLGMLFVIYPTGPADFRRKGSEAVAAGYASFGHSLDFGFTTGQGVQIATHDGQDFRMTARDVRLKPAASTIAYNASNERHWSPGLKQWAADLRAGADGPRGRDFNMRWLAAAVGELHRILLQGGAFLYPADQRKNYRQGRLRLAYEAVPIACLIEAAGGRATNGTDRILDLIGQTPHQNVPLVFGAAEEVDIIVKYITEET; from the coding sequence ATGCTGACATTACCGACTGATCGTCCGTCCGAGGCGGCGATCCTTCATGCCTGCTTGCCTGATGGTGCCCTTGGCAGCCTTATTGATGCGATTGCCAGTGCCTTGCCCGCCATTGCCGCCCGGTTGGCTGCGGGCAAACTGCCGGGCGACCCGGCGGCCCTGTGCGGGGAAAATGAAAGTGGCGATGCGCAAAAGGCGTTAGATGTTGGCGCGCATAACCATATCCTGGCCGTGTTAAAGGGGCGCGGTGTGCGCCACATGCTGTCGGAAGAAGCCGAACAGGTTGAACTGCTGGACCCGGCAGGGGCGTTTGACATTGCAATTGACCCAATTGACGGTTCCGGGTCGATTGGCATTGGCGCGCCATTGGGCATGTTATTTGTCATTTACCCGACCGGCCCGGCTGATTTTCGCCGTAAAGGCAGCGAGGCAGTGGCTGCCGGTTATGCATCCTTCGGGCATTCCCTTGATTTTGGCTTTACCACAGGGCAGGGCGTGCAGATCGCCACCCATGATGGCCAGGATTTTCGCATGACGGCACGCGATGTTCGCCTGAAACCGGCGGCATCGACCATTGCCTATAACGCATCGAATGAACGCCACTGGTCACCGGGCCTGAAACAGTGGGCGGCGGATTTGCGCGCTGGTGCCGATGGCCCGCGCGGACGTGATTTTAACATGCGCTGGCTGGCGGCGGCTGTGGGTGAATTACACCGTATTTTGCTGCAGGGCGGGGCGTTTTTATACCCGGCGGACCAGCGCAAAAACTATCGCCAGGGTCGTTTGCGCCTGGCCTATGAAGCCGTGCCGATTGCCTGCCTGATCGAGGCAGCAGGCGGGCGCGCCACCAATGGCACCGACCGTATTTTGGACCTGATTGGGCAAACACCGCATCAGAATGTGCCGCTTGTTTTTGGCGCAGCCGAAGAAGTTGACATCATTGTAAAATATATAACCGAGGAGACATGA
- the fba gene encoding class II fructose-bisphosphate aldolase (catalyzes the reversible aldol condensation of dihydroxyacetonephosphate and glyceraldehyde 3-phosphate in the Calvin cycle, glycolysis, and/or gluconeogenesis) gives MARITLRQLLDHAAEHGYAVPAFNISNMEMGLAIMNAARKANAPVILAASRGARAYAGDRLLARLIDGLVETFPEIPVCMHLDHGNNLATCATAIQHGFTSVMMDGSLLADGKTPADYDYNRDITARVVAMAHACGVSVEGELGVLGSLETGMGDQEDGHGATEKLSEDQLLTDPEEAERFVRETRVDALAVAMGTSHGAYKFTRKPDGDILAMNVIEEINRRLPNTHLVMHGSSSVPEELRQLINNFGGDMRPTWGVPVEEIQRGIRSGVRKVNIDTDNRMAMTAGVRRVLANDPGEFDPRKYLKEGTALMMELCQARFEAFGTAGQADRIKPLSLEAMASA, from the coding sequence ATGGCCCGCATCACGCTTCGCCAGTTGCTCGACCACGCTGCCGAACACGGCTATGCCGTGCCGGCCTTTAATATATCGAACATGGAAATGGGCCTTGCGATTATGAATGCGGCACGCAAGGCCAATGCACCGGTTATTCTGGCGGCTTCGCGCGGGGCGCGGGCCTATGCCGGGGACCGGTTACTGGCGCGCCTGATTGACGGGCTTGTTGAAACCTTTCCGGAAATTCCGGTTTGTATGCATCTTGATCACGGTAACAATCTTGCGACCTGCGCAACTGCGATCCAGCACGGTTTTACATCGGTGATGATGGATGGCTCCCTGCTGGCCGATGGTAAAACGCCGGCTGATTACGACTATAACCGTGACATCACCGCGCGCGTTGTTGCCATGGCCCATGCCTGTGGTGTGTCGGTCGAGGGTGAACTGGGCGTTCTGGGGTCGCTTGAAACCGGGATGGGGGACCAGGAAGACGGGCACGGGGCAACAGAAAAACTTTCTGAAGACCAGCTTTTGACCGACCCGGAAGAAGCCGAACGTTTTGTGCGCGAAACCAGGGTGGATGCCCTGGCGGTTGCCATGGGCACCAGCCACGGGGCCTATAAATTCACCCGCAAACCCGATGGTGATATCCTTGCCATGAATGTGATCGAGGAAATCAACCGTCGCCTGCCCAATACGCATCTGGTGATGCATGGATCATCATCCGTACCCGAAGAATTGCGCCAGTTGATAAACAATTTTGGCGGCGATATGCGCCCGACCTGGGGCGTTCCGGTCGAAGAAATCCAGCGTGGTATTCGTTCGGGTGTGCGCAAGGTGAATATTGATACCGATAACCGCATGGCAATGACCGCAGGTGTGCGCCGGGTTCTTGCCAATGACCCCGGCGAATTTGATCCGCGCAAATATTTGAAAGAAGGCACCGCCCTTATGATGGAACTGTGCCAGGCCCGGTTTGAGGCCTTTGGCACCGCCGGGCAGGCTGATCGCATCAAACCATTGTCGTTAGAGGCAATGGCATCAGCCTGA
- a CDS encoding D-ribose ABC transporter substrate-binding protein, producing MNLFKRTILASVLALPFMAQSAMANGLISIIVNDPSNPYWLAEGNVAKATAEKLGYSANVGAHKGDTNTESNLVDTAITNQAKAIILDPANADGSIGAVKKAVDAGIPVFIINAEINQTGLAKAQLVSNNAQGAALGAMAWVDAMGDKGSYVELFGAPSDNNAQTRSNGFETVLSQYPGLEKKAQEVANWDRTQGYNKMQSMLQANPDINGVISGNDEMALGAIAALKEAGKLEGKVIGGFDGSPDAVAAVKAGELTYTVLQPVAIFAEEAVRQADEYINTGKLKVAEEKQLFDCILVDSNVLDVYSFSGPFQLDR from the coding sequence ATGAACCTTTTTAAACGTACGATCCTTGCATCCGTTCTGGCATTGCCCTTCATGGCACAGTCGGCCATGGCCAATGGCCTGATTTCGATCATCGTCAATGATCCGTCCAACCCCTATTGGCTGGCAGAAGGCAATGTTGCCAAGGCAACAGCCGAAAAGCTTGGTTACAGTGCCAATGTTGGCGCACATAAGGGCGATACCAACACCGAAAGCAACCTGGTCGATACCGCAATCACCAACCAGGCAAAGGCGATCATTCTTGACCCGGCCAATGCCGATGGTTCGATTGGTGCCGTGAAAAAGGCCGTTGATGCCGGTATTCCGGTTTTCATCATCAATGCCGAAATCAACCAGACCGGCCTTGCCAAGGCACAGCTTGTTTCCAACAACGCCCAGGGTGCCGCCCTTGGCGCGATGGCATGGGTTGATGCAATGGGCGACAAGGGTTCCTATGTCGAACTGTTTGGCGCACCGTCGGATAACAACGCACAAACCCGTTCCAACGGTTTTGAAACCGTGCTGAGCCAGTATCCCGGCCTTGAGAAAAAAGCACAGGAAGTTGCCAACTGGGACCGTACCCAGGGCTATAACAAAATGCAGTCCATGCTGCAGGCCAACCCGGACATTAACGGTGTTATTTCGGGCAATGACGAAATGGCCCTTGGTGCCATTGCCGCCCTTAAAGAAGCCGGCAAACTCGAAGGCAAGGTTATTGGCGGCTTTGATGGCTCCCCCGACGCTGTTGCAGCGGTCAAAGCAGGCGAGCTGACCTACACCGTATTGCAGCCGGTTGCGATTTTTGCTGAAGAAGCCGTTCGCCAGGCTGATGAATATATCAATACCGGCAAACTTAAAGTCGCTGAAGAAAAGCAGCTTTTCGATTGCATCCTGGTCGATTCAAACGTGCTTGACGTTTATTCCTTCTCTGGTCCGTTCCAGCTTGACCGGTAA
- a CDS encoding ABC transporter permease, with the protein MADITNSKPATGGIDLNIGKILLEGRAFFALVAIIIVFSFLSPVYFSVNNFLIMSSHVAIFGLLAIGMLVVILNGGIDLSVGSTLGLSGVVAGFLMQGVELPSAGVILYPPVWAVVVLTILLGAFVGAINGVLIAFFRVPAFVATLGMLYVARGVALLMTNGLTYNNLGGADALGNTGFDWLGFNRIAGVPIGVIVLALVALAVGLVLVRTAFGRWLYASGGNERAAELSGVPTRSVKISVYVLSGVCAAIAGLVLSSQLTSAGPTAGTTYELTAIAAVVIGGAALTGGRGNVRGTMLGAFVIGFLSDGLVIIGVSAYWQTVFTGAVIVLAVLLNSLQYGRAGR; encoded by the coding sequence ATGGCGGACATTACAAATTCCAAGCCCGCGACAGGTGGCATAGACCTGAATATCGGCAAAATCCTTCTTGAAGGCCGCGCCTTTTTTGCGCTGGTTGCCATCATCATCGTTTTCTCGTTCCTGTCGCCGGTTTATTTCAGCGTCAATAACTTCCTGATCATGTCTTCGCATGTTGCGATTTTCGGCCTGCTGGCCATTGGCATGCTTGTTGTCATCCTTAATGGCGGCATTGATCTTTCAGTGGGTTCAACACTTGGCCTGTCCGGTGTTGTTGCTGGTTTTCTGATGCAGGGCGTCGAACTGCCATCTGCCGGGGTTATTCTGTATCCGCCGGTTTGGGCAGTTGTGGTGCTGACCATTCTGCTCGGGGCATTTGTTGGCGCAATCAATGGCGTGCTGATCGCCTTTTTCCGGGTTCCCGCCTTTGTCGCAACGCTGGGCATGCTTTATGTCGCTCGCGGTGTCGCCCTTCTGATGACCAATGGCCTTACCTATAACAACCTTGGCGGGGCCGATGCATTGGGCAATACCGGCTTTGACTGGCTGGGCTTTAACCGCATTGCAGGTGTGCCAATTGGCGTCATCGTGCTGGCACTGGTTGCGCTGGCGGTTGGCTTGGTTCTGGTCCGTACGGCCTTTGGCCGGTGGCTTTATGCATCGGGCGGCAATGAACGCGCAGCCGAACTTTCCGGTGTGCCCACACGCAGTGTCAAAATATCGGTTTATGTGCTTTCGGGCGTTTGTGCCGCGATTGCTGGGCTTGTTCTTTCATCACAATTGACATCCGCTGGCCCGACGGCGGGCACCACCTACGAACTTACGGCCATTGCTGCCGTGGTTATTGGCGGTGCGGCCTTGACCGGGGGGCGCGGCAATGTGCGCGGCACCATGCTGGGCGCCTTTGTCATCGGCTTTCTTAGCGACGGCCTCGTCATCATTGGTGTGTCGGCTTATTGGCAAACGGTTTTTACCGGTGCGGTGATCGTTCTCGCCGTGCTGCTGAACAGCCTGCAATACGGCCGGGCTGGTCGATAA
- a CDS encoding sugar ABC transporter ATP-binding protein — protein sequence MTVQQNINPSPATNSEVVMSARHVAKHYGPIKALKGVNFDIHRGQVTTLFGENGAGKSTLMKILSGIIAPTSGEILLDGEPVHFHGANHALAHGVSIIHQELALAPNLNVRDNIFMGREIRTARGVDFAEEERVTRALMKELEEDLDPLTPVEELRLGQQQIVEIARALQAKSRILIMDEPTSALSASEVEVLFKVINDLTAKGVSIVYISHHLEEALEITDHAVVLRDGEMTAWAPRAEIDLEWIVRNMVGENFDLGSPPDSKMGDPALSIENLCVPDTSGHGLVVDHLNLSVRAGEVVCIYGLMGAGRTEMMECAAGRVAAQSGAIKLHGQDISHLSIAQRINAGLVLVPEDRQRDGLVQTMTVGQNLSLASIAAFTRGLFTSRKDERRVIGDSIREVTVKTDGGGAMIGSLSGGNQQKVVIGKMLATQPDVILLDEPSRGIDIGAKAEVFKLLAKTAETRGLAVVYSTSEVSECLSIAHRIIVMNRGRIAAEFDHTVTKEQIMAASGEAVHH from the coding sequence ATGACCGTGCAGCAAAATATCAACCCTTCCCCGGCGACCAACAGCGAAGTTGTCATGTCCGCCCGCCATGTAGCCAAACATTACGGGCCGATCAAGGCGCTTAAGGGTGTGAATTTTGACATTCACCGGGGTCAGGTCACCACATTGTTTGGTGAAAACGGTGCGGGCAAATCGACCCTGATGAAAATTCTTTCAGGCATCATTGCCCCCACATCGGGCGAAATCCTGCTTGATGGTGAGCCGGTGCATTTTCACGGTGCCAACCATGCGCTGGCGCACGGGGTGTCGATTATCCACCAGGAACTGGCACTGGCCCCGAACCTGAATGTGCGCGACAACATTTTCATGGGCCGCGAAATCCGCACCGCACGCGGCGTTGATTTTGCCGAGGAAGAACGCGTTACCCGTGCCTTGATGAAGGAACTGGAAGAAGACCTTGATCCTTTAACCCCGGTAGAGGAACTGCGCCTGGGCCAGCAGCAGATCGTGGAAATCGCCCGTGCCCTTCAGGCCAAAAGCCGCATCCTGATTATGGATGAACCGACATCGGCCCTTTCGGCATCCGAGGTCGAGGTTCTGTTTAAAGTGATCAATGATCTGACCGCCAAGGGGGTCAGCATTGTTTACATTTCGCATCATCTGGAAGAGGCCCTTGAAATTACCGATCACGCCGTTGTCCTGCGCGATGGCGAAATGACAGCCTGGGCCCCCCGCGCCGAGATCGACCTTGAATGGATCGTGCGCAACATGGTGGGCGAAAACTTTGACCTGGGTTCGCCGCCAGACAGCAAAATGGGCGACCCTGCCCTGTCGATCGAAAATCTGTGTGTGCCAGATACATCCGGCCATGGCCTGGTGGTTGACCATTTGAACCTGAGTGTTCGCGCCGGTGAAGTGGTGTGCATTTATGGCCTGATGGGTGCCGGGCGCACCGAAATGATGGAATGTGCAGCAGGGCGTGTTGCCGCCCAAAGTGGCGCGATCAAACTGCATGGGCAGGATATTTCGCATCTTTCGATTGCCCAGCGCATTAATGCCGGGCTGGTTCTTGTCCCTGAAGACCGGCAGCGGGACGGCCTGGTGCAAACCATGACGGTGGGTCAAAACCTGTCGCTGGCATCAATTGCCGCCTTTACCCGCGGGCTTTTCACCAGTCGCAAGGATGAACGCAGGGTCATCGGCGATTCCATTCGCGAAGTTACCGTCAAAACCGATGGCGGTGGTGCCATGATCGGTTCGCTTTCGGGAGGCAACCAGCAAAAGGTTGTGATTGGCAAAATGCTTGCCACCCAGCCCGATGTCATCCTGCTTGATGAACCTTCGCGCGGGATTGATATCGGCGCAAAGGCCGAGGTTTTCAAATTGCTGGCAAAAACGGCCGAAACGCGCGGACTGGCAGTTGTTTATTCAACATCCGAAGTCAGTGAATGCCTCAGCATTGCCCACCGCATCATTGTGATGAACCGGGGCCGCATCGCAGCCGAGTTCGACCATACCGTAACCAAAGAACAGATCATGGCCGCCTCTGGCGAAGCCGTACACCATTAA
- a CDS encoding DUF2291 family protein produces MSANDISAISMKPRLGRRGMIIGAAALCVVAAIALDTTVVTIGSEQDTRVAGFSPDAYGKKEFPRIRDDITARAVDAPTLANALAADKKAAAKKYGTGGAMPVLPVKLTGTVGEGKAGIYDIEVDGVENVRIRVQTGPAINGTDLRDAPGDIAFGAFKNQIEYQDAGAGINRAMKAEVLAGFDNSDLTGKTVSLTGVFKLINPKMWLITPVKVQVQ; encoded by the coding sequence ATGAGTGCCAACGATATTTCAGCTATCTCGATGAAACCGCGTCTTGGCAGGCGGGGCATGATCATTGGCGCAGCGGCGCTATGTGTGGTCGCGGCAATCGCGCTTGATACGACCGTGGTTACCATCGGTTCCGAACAGGATACCCGCGTGGCCGGTTTTTCGCCCGATGCCTATGGCAAAAAAGAATTTCCCCGGATTCGCGACGATATCACAGCCCGCGCGGTGGATGCGCCAACCCTGGCAAACGCACTGGCCGCAGATAAAAAGGCCGCAGCGAAGAAATACGGCACGGGCGGCGCAATGCCGGTTCTGCCCGTCAAGCTGACCGGCACAGTGGGCGAAGGCAAAGCTGGCATTTATGACATCGAAGTTGATGGCGTTGAAAATGTTCGCATCCGTGTGCAGACCGGCCCGGCCATTAACGGCACCGATTTGCGCGATGCACCCGGCGATATCGCCTTTGGCGCCTTTAAAAACCAGATCGAATATCAGGATGCCGGTGCGGGTATTAACCGTGCGATGAAAGCCGAAGTCCTTGCAGGATTTGATAATTCGGACCTGACGGGCAAGACAGTTTCGCTGACGGGCGTATTCAAGCTGATCAACCCGAAAATGTGGCTGATCACCCCGGTCAAGGTGCAGGTCCAATGA